One Bacteroidales bacterium DNA segment encodes these proteins:
- a CDS encoding S-ribosylhomocysteine lyase, with protein sequence MDKIPSFTIDHNKLLRGIYVSRVDVFNGVAITTFDIRMKEPNRQEVMGQGGLHTIEHLAATYLRNNNEWKDKIVYWGPMGCRTGNYLIIAGEYKSADIVKLMKETFSFVRDFEGEIPGVAPKDCGDWTCHDLEDAKREAAIYVSEVLENIKEENLVYPI encoded by the coding sequence ATGGATAAGATACCAAGTTTTACTATTGATCACAATAAATTGCTACGCGGTATATATGTTTCGCGTGTTGATGTTTTTAATGGGGTTGCTATAACTACATTTGATATAAGAATGAAAGAGCCAAACCGGCAAGAGGTTATGGGACAAGGAGGATTACACACAATTGAACACTTGGCTGCTACTTATTTGAGGAACAATAATGAGTGGAAAGATAAGATTGTATATTGGGGACCTATGGGATGTAGAACAGGAAACTATCTAATTATTGCCGGAGAATACAAGAGTGCAGACATTGTTAAACTTATGAAAGAGACTTTCTCTTTTGTTAGAGACTTTGAGGGAGAGATTCCCGGTGTTGCTCCTAAAGATTGTGGAGACTGGACTTGCCACGATTTAGAAGATGCTAAACGTGAGGCTGCAATTTATGTAAGTGAGGTTTTGGAGAATATAAAAGAGGAGAATTTAGTTTATCCGATTTAG
- a CDS encoding 5'-methylthioadenosine/adenosylhomocysteine nucleosidase: MKIAIVVALQSELECTKRLFSNIEEICCDNVTYYFGECNGHQIIVSQSGIGKVCAATRCHDIIANFEPDCIINTGLAGGIDIKSKVCDVVVGSEVAYHDVWCGDGSEIGQVQGFPLKFEGDKMIVEKILSNRTDEDRIYKGLICTGDQFITDDNRLKEIKNNFKDAIAVDMESAAFAHCCYMKGVPFVSIRVISDTPGSDDNIEQYNNFWEVAPEKSFDVIKDLIYKL; the protein is encoded by the coding sequence ATGAAAATTGCAATAGTTGTTGCTCTTCAAAGCGAACTTGAGTGTACTAAACGCCTTTTCTCAAATATTGAAGAGATTTGCTGCGATAATGTTACATACTATTTTGGAGAGTGTAACGGGCATCAGATTATAGTATCGCAATCGGGTATTGGAAAGGTGTGTGCCGCTACAAGATGCCACGATATTATTGCCAACTTTGAGCCTGATTGTATTATTAATACTGGTTTAGCAGGTGGTATTGATATTAAATCGAAAGTGTGCGATGTTGTTGTTGGTAGCGAAGTTGCTTACCACGATGTTTGGTGTGGTGATGGTAGCGAAATTGGCCAGGTTCAAGGTTTTCCTCTGAAGTTTGAAGGCGACAAGATGATAGTTGAAAAGATATTGAGTAATCGCACCGATGAAGATAGAATTTATAAAGGGTTAATTTGTACCGGCGATCAATTTATCACTGATGACAATAGATTAAAAGAGATTAAAAATAATTTTAAAGATGCTATTGCAGTTGATATGGAGTCGGCGGCATTTGCTCATTGCTGCTATATGAAAGGTGTTCCTTTTGTTAGCATAAGGGTTATTAGCGATACTCCGGGAAGTGATGACAATATCGAGCAATATAATAACTTCTGGGAAGTTGCTCCAGAGAAATCGTTTGACGTTATTAAAGATTTAATTTATAAATTGTAA
- the mltG gene encoding endolytic transglycosylase MltG codes for MKTRILKISLIALASIILIICGVCWYIYNKINTPNNCTDSFSLYIDENTTREDVVSVINDRCNEDAAYWVDKIFEVKKRRVNRYTGFYKITPEMSAWDIYNILALGDNSTANVTFNNIRTKEGLAKAICKNINMPADSLYKAICDNDVCKSYGFDTVSIVTMFLPDSYNIFKTTTAKNFLDRMYKEYNNYWNEERLNKAKENNMTPYEITILASIVEEETKKPDEMDIVAGLYINRINKGMLLQSDPTVKFATGDFSLRRILNKHLKIDSPYNTYMYKGLPPGPIRIPSKIAIEKSLNYKKSNYIFMCAKEDFSGYHNFATSLREHNRNAAKYRRELNKRNIK; via the coding sequence ATGAAAACAAGAATTTTAAAGATCAGCTTAATTGCGTTAGCTTCAATCATATTGATTATATGTGGTGTCTGCTGGTATATATATAATAAAATTAATACTCCTAATAATTGTACTGACAGTTTTAGTTTATATATTGATGAGAATACAACTCGTGAGGATGTTGTGTCGGTTATTAATGACAGATGCAATGAGGATGCAGCATATTGGGTAGATAAGATTTTTGAGGTAAAAAAGAGAAGAGTAAACAGGTATACTGGATTTTACAAGATTACTCCTGAAATGAGCGCTTGGGATATTTATAATATTCTTGCTTTGGGAGATAATAGCACCGCAAATGTTACATTCAACAATATTAGAACAAAAGAGGGTTTAGCTAAGGCTATTTGCAAAAATATAAATATGCCTGCCGACTCTTTATATAAGGCTATATGCGATAATGATGTTTGTAAAAGTTATGGTTTTGACACTGTAAGCATTGTTACTATGTTCTTGCCTGATAGTTATAATATTTTTAAAACTACTACTGCTAAGAACTTTTTAGACAGAATGTATAAAGAGTATAATAACTACTGGAACGAAGAGAGATTGAATAAAGCAAAGGAGAATAATATGACTCCATACGAGATTACTATTCTGGCTTCAATTGTTGAGGAGGAGACTAAAAAGCCTGATGAAATGGATATTGTTGCAGGGTTGTATATCAATCGTATAAATAAGGGTATGTTATTGCAATCGGACCCTACTGTTAAATTTGCAACAGGTGATTTTTCTCTTAGACGTATTCTTAATAAACACCTGAAAATTGACTCTCCTTATAATACTTATATGTATAAGGGGTTGCCTCCTGGTCCTATTCGTATTCCTTCTAAAATTGCTATTGAGAAATCTCTTAATTATAAAAAATCGAACTATATTTTTATGTGTGCAAAAGAGGATTTTTCGGGATACCATAATTTTGCCACATCACTAAGAGAGCATAACAGAAATGCGGCTAAATACCGTAGAGAACTTAATAAACGTAATATTAAATAA
- a CDS encoding HIRAN domain-containing protein — translation MEKRKLFYLECNLAGRKYHEVNDVWQELFIGIKLQLERERDNKYDPDAIKVVYYDIDGVDYLLGYIPTECNGDLAKFFDMGWGDIFECSISKITPDTHYENQIRLTITILNKHSQ, via the coding sequence ATGGAAAAAAGGAAATTGTTTTATTTAGAGTGTAATCTTGCAGGTCGTAAATATCACGAAGTGAATGATGTATGGCAAGAACTATTTATTGGTATTAAATTGCAATTAGAGAGGGAGCGAGATAATAAGTATGATCCAGACGCAATCAAAGTAGTATATTACGATATTGATGGAGTTGACTATTTGTTAGGATATATCCCAACTGAATGTAATGGAGATTTAGCCAAATTCTTTGATATGGGCTGGGGTGATATTTTTGAGTGTAGTATCAGTAAAATAACACCCGATACTCATTACGAGAATCAAATACGTTTAACTATAACTATATTAAACAAGCATAGTCAATAA
- a CDS encoding SGNH/GDSL hydrolase family protein, which translates to MSKFIFKIFIFIVPLIAVLATLEYIARLTPNSYRYKDEYICNYHDSINTLILGSSHTFYGVNPEFLKNGSFNLANVSQDLKFDLFLLEKYIDKCKNLKTVIIPISYFTLYETPLDRGEEKFRVKFYEHYMGYNDSILYSVEKLELFDISILQEKIKNFVNYSCNNSYDLGYNSSGWATGYKESKIDSNDEKDAIKTIARHTPSEEYVDVNIEYLNKIVTLCYKNNVRLFFITTPTLPAYYNNIDNNRWSYTTSVINKICLKYNASYYNYLKDDRFVNSDFFDVDHLCHQGAEKFSKILKEEIFE; encoded by the coding sequence ATGAGCAAGTTTATTTTTAAAATATTTATATTTATTGTTCCATTGATTGCTGTATTGGCAACTCTGGAATATATTGCTCGATTGACTCCTAATTCATATAGATATAAGGATGAATATATTTGCAACTACCACGATAGTATAAATACTCTTATATTGGGTAGTTCTCATACGTTCTATGGTGTTAACCCAGAGTTTTTAAAGAATGGTTCGTTTAACCTTGCAAATGTATCGCAAGACTTGAAATTTGATTTGTTTCTATTGGAGAAATATATTGATAAGTGTAAGAACCTTAAAACTGTAATTATTCCCATATCATATTTTACTCTATACGAAACTCCATTGGATAGGGGCGAAGAGAAATTCAGGGTTAAGTTCTATGAGCATTATATGGGGTACAATGACTCTATTTTGTATTCTGTTGAAAAATTAGAACTTTTTGATATTTCTATATTACAAGAGAAGATTAAAAACTTTGTAAATTATAGCTGTAACAATAGTTATGATTTGGGATATAATTCGTCAGGCTGGGCTACTGGCTATAAAGAGAGCAAGATTGATAGTAATGATGAAAAAGATGCTATAAAAACTATTGCAAGGCATACTCCAAGCGAGGAATACGTTGATGTAAATATTGAGTATCTTAACAAGATTGTAACTCTTTGCTATAAAAACAATGTTAGACTTTTCTTTATTACAACCCCTACTCTACCTGCTTATTATAATAATATTGATAATAACAGATGGAGTTATACAACTTCGGTTATAAACAAGATCTGTTTAAAATATAACGCATCGTATTACAACTACCTAAAAGATGATAGATTTGTGAACTCCGATTTTTTTGATGTTGATCATCTTTGCCATCAGGGTGCTGAGAAATTTAGCAAAATATTAAAGGAGGAGATTTTTGAATAG
- a CDS encoding MBOAT family protein, whose protein sequence is MLFNSLEFLIFLPIVFILYWFVFRQLKIQNLFIVIASYIFYGWWDKEFLILIAITSLLSYLSGIVIEKFEGKRLWQKVISASNIILNIGILGYFKYCNFFGESFAQMLNSLGINVDWVTLDIILPVGISFYTFQALSYSIDVYRGKIKATRDIVAFFAYISFFPQLVAGPIERATNLLPQMLKKRSFDYSLAVDGCRQIIWGFFKKMVVADNCAIAVDTIWGNYQNESGFTLMMGGVFFAFQIYGDFSGYSDIAIGSAKLFGINLKQNFNFPYFSRNIAEFWRRWHISLTTWFKDYLYIPLGGSKCSMPRVILNTFIIFTVSGIWHGANWTFIVWGVYNALLFIPLLLTKQNRKYLDVVAKDRVLPTFKELSQITLTFILAVFGWIIFRSASIEEAIEFISIILSSSVLDIGLPYGKGALVAIAFMLIVEWFNRDKSYGLQISGSGVFKYSAIRWCIYYGIIIATILFMSANKSFIYFQF, encoded by the coding sequence ATGCTTTTTAACTCTTTAGAGTTTCTTATATTTTTACCAATAGTTTTTATACTATATTGGTTTGTTTTTAGACAATTAAAAATTCAAAACTTATTTATTGTTATCGCCAGTTATATTTTTTATGGTTGGTGGGATAAGGAGTTTTTGATTTTAATTGCCATTACCTCTCTTTTGAGTTATTTAAGCGGTATTGTTATTGAGAAGTTTGAGGGTAAACGCTTGTGGCAAAAGGTTATAAGTGCTTCAAATATTATCCTGAATATTGGAATACTGGGTTATTTTAAATATTGCAACTTTTTTGGTGAGAGTTTTGCCCAGATGCTGAACTCGTTGGGCATTAATGTTGATTGGGTTACTCTTGATATTATTCTGCCTGTGGGTATTAGTTTTTATACTTTTCAGGCTTTGAGTTACTCTATTGATGTTTATAGGGGCAAAATTAAAGCTACTCGCGATATTGTTGCTTTTTTTGCTTATATAAGTTTCTTTCCTCAACTTGTTGCTGGTCCTATTGAGAGAGCAACAAACTTGTTACCTCAGATGCTAAAGAAACGCTCTTTTGACTACTCTTTGGCGGTGGATGGTTGTAGGCAGATTATTTGGGGTTTCTTTAAAAAGATGGTTGTGGCAGATAATTGTGCTATTGCTGTTGATACTATTTGGGGGAACTATCAAAATGAGAGTGGCTTTACACTTATGATGGGTGGAGTGTTCTTTGCTTTTCAAATTTATGGCGACTTCTCGGGATATTCTGATATTGCAATTGGTAGTGCTAAATTGTTTGGTATTAATCTTAAACAGAACTTTAACTTTCCATACTTCTCTCGTAATATTGCCGAGTTCTGGAGAAGATGGCATATCTCTTTAACCACCTGGTTTAAGGACTACTTATATATACCATTAGGCGGTAGTAAATGCTCTATGCCAAGAGTTATTTTAAACACCTTTATTATTTTTACAGTAAGTGGTATTTGGCATGGGGCTAACTGGACTTTTATTGTTTGGGGTGTATATAACGCTCTATTATTTATTCCCCTACTACTTACAAAGCAAAATAGAAAGTATTTAGACGTGGTTGCCAAAGATAGAGTATTACCAACTTTTAAAGAGTTATCTCAAATTACTCTAACATTTATATTGGCTGTTTTTGGATGGATTATATTCCGTAGTGCTTCAATTGAAGAGGCGATTGAGTTTATATCTATTATCTTGTCAAGTTCTGTATTGGATATTGGTTTACCATATGGTAAAGGTGCATTAGTTGCTATTGCATTTATGCTTATTGTTGAGTGGTTTAACCGAGATAAGAGTTATGGTTTGCAAATAAGTGGTAGTGGTGTTTTTAAATATTCTGCTATAAGATGGTGCATTTACTATGGGATTATTATTGCTACCATTTTATTTATGAGTGCAAATAAGTCATTTATCTATTTTCAGTTTTAG